The window GAATTATATATTACTCACAGTAACTTTCCTACGAGTTTCTGATCTAATCTGATTTTTGAAAACCGCGAGAAAAAGTAATATAATGATCAATTTAAATAAGAGAATACGTAGAACATGTTAATAATCTTACCTATGTAGCTGGCCATTTTGTTCCCCCGCTTCCGATCCTCTGACAGCTGGTAAGAATTAGCGGCGTCCTACTCCGTAAACTGCAGCAACTGTAGTGATGCACTGCTCACTGCTGCATCGgtatacctctctctctctctctctctctctctctctctctctctctctctctctcatgcagGGAAAGCTACGCTAAAAATTATATAGTTTTATTCAAAATCGTTACTTAAGTTTTCatgttgaaatacatgtacatttatatgaattacaatatatacattcaaatttgaatttatcaaGTGAATGATTGTACATTGTAGATAAATAACGGTAATTGCTCGCGGTTATGCTTATGTTTGAGAGAGAAGATTCATATCACAGTATTCATATAACAGTGGCGCAAAGATTTATCAACAAACAGACATAGATTGATCAATCATTACTtgtactataaatgttttacatataATTGTGATCAGATATTGTCATGTAGACGAaactatatgtatataaaataactaTGGTAGTTGGTACATGGTTTCAAAAAACTGAATTTACTAATCAGTAGTGGAATTGAATGTAAAATACGAAAGCAAACATCCAATAGAAAGTATAAAGCCAAAGTGATGAAATTTCATGGGGCCTAcctgaaaaaagaataaatatgaacaaataaattaaaaaagcaCATTTTGACACAGGCCGGTAGCAtcggttggggggggggggggcagcaacgaattttcttaaattcacatacaaaaaattgaattaaaatgaagTTGGCGCCCCACTTTTCTGtgaacatgtaaaaattgattagaaaataaggaaataaacagtggaattgaattgaaaagtaTACTtgctcacccccccccccccccccccgactgattagtattttcaggattttggaaagtaacatttttcctctttttttttttttttttttttttttatttttgcttgtcaagattttttggatgagtctgccccccccccccccccccccacacacactttcaaaaatgatgctacgtgcctgtgacaTGCAATTAAATAACTGCGAATAGTAAAtcgaattttaattttctttaaatatatacgAGGGCTGTTCGgtaattattgagacatttactcttatTCCCTCAGAAAAATAGATAAACTCTTAAAAATTCACCGGAAATTATCAAAACAGGATAAGttttgttaatataaaaaatctagTCATTACAACGAtgcgagggttgtcccaaaacagcgtagacaagtggcgtttttcagttaatcgaagacacAGGAAGATGAAACTTGTTCCACAAAGGGCTCAAGTACTTTGCATTCAAATTATgctttgaaatcaaatattgagattaaattagtgaaatgaaagcatttTGTGAATTTGTAGTCTAACAGCATCGACAATATTTGAATTCGGACGAGTATGATGAcaagcatcttcgctagccaagggtctTACTACTCTACGATCCGCTTCTCTCCTCTACAATACAAACCCCGAACAATAGAaatggacgtcaaaatgctGAAAGACAGATTCCGAGAAGACGGacgttagacaacaagtaatTAAGACAGGGCGAGATAAGTGTCGACAGATCGTTTGTACTAAGaaaatctatacttataaattaaggcattttgcaaataaacttcAGAATGCCTTcaccagagtacttgcttacacctttggtatttcaacacattttaGATGATGTCCataaggtataattgaattttaactgataagttattattgtgaaattaataaaaaaaacctactttcgataaacaagcccgaaatagcaaaaatgagagaaaGGCGGTGGACACGCTTTGACGGATCCAAGTCAGGGATAGTACAAGtctcgatcaaaatatatagttgcaatgaaataatattgaatgattacgtaaagagtGGATATATTTACTGTGAGTCTATTTAGAGAATACACAGAAGTTAAGATTTGATAagtgttaaataaataaaatgagtcaTTTCGTTTCCTTAAtgggcgattttagttttgatactcattcgcttgcgaagcacgacctctggtgagagaatgggatagaactttccagaacggggtaacaaAGAACGCGAATTGACTAATTAATAGTCTCGCTTATCCCAGACTCTCGCTCTCGAGACAAGTCTCGGATAAGCGACGAACTCATTAACAaaaagtgtaggacgagttCATCAAGCATCGCGGGCAGGTACATTGTACCTTTTATAGTACTTCAATTAGTACAaggttagctttttaaaaagctaagaaAGTCAACCAGCGGAATTTTAATTTTAGGTCAAAAGTGAATACACAATCTATTAGAATaaaagataaatagtttccagaacaataataatatgtGGTTGCACATTTTGTTTGCGCCCCTTTTTTATGGCTGTACATGTAGGTGAGGAGATTAGCGTGTAGCGGTGTATATGCAATGTATGACTGCAGACCTaatactgtatataatcatcagatttcatggtggctcaattttcgtgaaaTTCGTGGGTatctctcatccacgaattaacatcctccacgaatatATAAATTTGAGATAAAAAGTAATATATCCCTTTGTAGGTGTAatagaatacacgaaattaacCTTTAACCTGTAAAATtaaagcaatccacgaaaattggccccaacgaattttaatgattccacatgAAGTCGTAACTTTGCAAACAAAGCTGTCTGAATTTCATGGTCTCGTCGCAAACCACTaccaatataccggtatttactTTTCAATCTCACCGAGAGAGTCAAGAGGATATATACTCTGGACTGTTGCTGCAGACGTTTCCCAGTCGGGAAGAAATATACGCGGACTCCGGACTGTGGCTGCAGACGATTCCCATTGAGAATCTTCTAATACATCGATGTGCAGTTTGAcctagaaactgaccagtttcataacttcttcgaatttctcaaACATGAACAGTCTTATCCCCTTCTAGAATTCCAATttgcgcaagcgcaattgaagtttcTTCCTAACTTAATTAGTCAGCCCGCGGACTGACTAACAAGGAGTTGATAAATGAAAATGGAACAATTAATGCGATTTTAGTattaatggaaagaactttccagaaTGGTTTGCCTAGCATTTAAAtgggttgactaattgacatcgggcagatactttgaatctgacaactttggttaAAATATGTATGCAAATGGATAATTATGCATAACCTAGCGtgatttaatttcatacattatcAAACCACGACAGATTGGACATTAATTTGCAAATATTAATGAACAGATTATTGTATTCTACGTCTATAAAGATAAataatgtatgcataaaacgggaaagtttaatgattaataatttgaccccccccccggcccttccagattgtttttcaaaaaagtcttttatctgaaattcttatttgggacagtaatagacactggtttgaaataaatacaacaaACAAAGTTTATGTTTTCCCCGTCAGCTGCTACAAACGGGatgatatgtaaattttaacacTAAGTTTAAGAATTAATTTGATGATGGCATGGTAGACAGGCGGCTGTTATAAAGCTAAGCCTCTTAGCCTgactgatttttattatattatattctaTATCGCTGTTATACTTGATCACCATGGAAAataatccatttttattttgcacTGCTAGTTAAGTATACTTTCAAGcggagaaaaataaatatatctatatcGGCTATACCcctttacatttattttctgCAAGAATACGCATTGCAAAGGTGCTAGAAAGGTGGTCCTAGGAACAGCTGCATTGAGCTCTTCGAAATCAACTTTTTCAAAAGGcaatcgttttgactggaactgaGATGTGAAATTGTAACGTTCTGAAGTTATACTTTAATGCGAGGCTTATACATTTtaggttctttttttttcttatgtaaaacGCACCTCAGAATGCTCAAAGCAGGATCTTACCCGTGTTCCTAGCCCCCGACACAACGCGGAAAGACTTCTTTCCTATAGAAGAGGGATTATGAGCCATCATTCGACGTCTACGTGTTCCCTGACAAAGCtgaaattattcataatttgtttacattaaatgTCATTTCCCAAAAGTACATTATATTTTCAgtctttataaatgtatatataattatacgtATAAACGTTTACCTTTGACTCGGTGCAGTGTGAGTTTGGATTGCAAATACTGACTGTACATTCTATTGTTACATACGGACTTTGGTGGAATTGGAATCCATATAGAGTAGCCAATAAAAGGGTATTGTTCACATTTATAAACCTCTCTAAAACACCACTCACAGTTGAGCAACTAAAATGATAACGCTGAATAAATCTAACATCgattaaagtaataaaaataaataaagaaaaaattaaaatgaatttaagaaatacaaatgtactatatttggcgtgtacgatatttggcggaaactGATTTTCAAGAAGTTTGGCGTGTACATTTGAATTCTTGCTATGTGCACCTATTTCTTACACACACACGgtcacaaacacacacacacacacacgcgcgTGCgcgtgtgcgtgtgtgtgtgtgcaagATTACTACAATTATTGATGAATTAAGCCTAACGTACTTTGCGCTATTCCATAAGACCATGTTGGTCACGTCCTGATCGATGACCACACCGGCGTATGCCTTACACTCCATTGGTTTGATCACGTGGTAACCTAAAGAAAAAGCAGAGATTAATGTTACaagtaacatacatgtacttattacaACTGATACGgagagaaaataaaattcatgactCTAAAGGTGGTAAccttattcttttttattgcGCATGCCTTAGTGCATTGTAGTAAAATACCGCGTACATATGCACTAGTACCCGTTTACTAAATTGTttcaattaaaaacataaacaaatactgataaaaatagtttgaccccccccccccaaaaaaaaaatatttttaaacgatGTTTTTCTTTGTTCGGTTGGTGAGCGTTGCCATTGCACTTTTATGACgttttaatgaaatttcatagtcaatgtatatttccccttatgtttgcatcgAAAATCTGCGACGTACAATTTTCTGTATACACACTTACCATTGTCACGGCGCATGGACACAAATATAAACGCATTTTTCTTGAGGTTGAAACTTTtatagtgacataattatttaatcaaacttaaatgctgaaaaaaaattaatcgggtGGTTCTCTACCCTTGGAACTtgtgtgtgcatatggcacggaatcccgatcccgatccAGATAAACGTGTTAGCCTGGGGATCTATTCACAAAAAATCGTACGTCTACGATTACACTCTAAACTTACGACAAACGTACGTTTACGTTTATGGTGCTATTCACAAAAGCTGTCGTAAGATAATTACGTTGTCGTACGTCTGTTACAGTCGTAAGTGCGTCTAAGTTCTTAGTTACCGACAATGCTCATGCGCAGTGGGCATTGTGGGAAAATGACGTTACGCTGTATTTTCGCTCATTTACATTCGCGGAACTTTTATAGCGCCTTTGAGCACAGATGTATATACTTTTCTTCCCATACGCCTATTTTATTGTATGTATGTTTACAATTATCGACAGAAAGAAAATCCACATGCATGTGCCtgacgttaaaaatatttcttatgttcatgtattataataaaatatttccctGTTTTATAATAGTGTTATTATATTCCtgggaataattttgttttgaaaagaaaatttttgaacGTCAGACGCATGTGAGAAAATCCAAGTTCTGTATGAAATTTATGTCATGTTTTTAACTTACAAAAAATCTACTGTagaatttgtttgtaataaaacgtggcatttttaaaatactgtcaAAAACACTTTGAGTTTATCGCTACATGTACATTCTACAAATGCCGGTTTATTTTGTCTGTTTCGGCGATAATAAAGTTACTAAGTGTTATTACCCAGGTCGGCGTGTCCATTGATAATTTTCCTTTCgatattgtgaatttttttaaaggtcgTCTGaagaataaatgtaatatttctttcatattttttctgtagAAAAGTGAATGAGAAGTTATTTAGTTCATGACTTTCATtagatatttattaaaaatatgaccTAACATGGTGAATTTTTGTGCATAATTAAATAGATCTTGAGATCATGCTTCATTGTATTATTATTTGGCGGTTGAATATTTGGATCTTGTCGTGAGCTGAAGCTCACAATAGGAAAACCAACGTGCAAAGGTATAAATATTTCGgtctttttaataagtttaaaagatgtttaaaaaaaaaaattgacacaaaTCTTAAAGGCTGGGtctaacaaaaataattaaatttttaaggggGACCagatggaccccccccccccccccctccgatcCATGCATGATATGTAGTACGCTGATTACATTACATACTGATATCTTATTAGTGTGTATGCATATGACTACTGTTTAACTGATTTAATGCATTTGTAGGAATAAAAGAAAACGCCtatagtatcaaataattttcgtAGTTTTAACTAATACTGATTCGATATACCCGGTGTAACGACAAAAAGTGACCCTGTAGAATACTGACCCGGGGTCAAATTTCTACGGAGAAAACTGACCCTGGGTCAGTATTCTATGACAAGTAGGGTCCTTTTTCTACAGTAGAAAACCATTCCAAACCTGTAGATCTACGACCCCCACACGTTGAAAACTGGCCCAATCAAATTTTGACCTCGCtaataaaaacaacatcaaaaagTTTCtacttgagaaaaaaataattgcagagACCAGTTAGTGTATTCCAACAAACACGAAAGGTCGCAAACTGGTTTGCTTTGTTCAAATTCTTATATCAAATTTCCCCCCATAGGAGAAAACTTGTTTCCTTAATATTCAAACAACACGTGCAAGAAACTTAATTCTAATCAAAAGGTAACGATTTACGCTGAAACAAGTTATTGGAGGATGCGATTTTGCAGTGATTCACAAATGACATCATATTATGCTACTGTCAGACGGCGACGAGTCAGAATATGCCGATATTAATTGCTAGATTCAGATgtcgtttatacatgtaagtaccgTGGTTGAATTCAATAGGAGTCAAAGTCAATGCTACATGTAAAGCCCTTTTTAGTGTCATTGTTACTTTGCGATTTGCTATCACTGTTATATACCGAAGTTTGcaagtacattttaattttgattacgATAGTGATCGATTTCAAACTCACACAGAATcatctgtaaaatattttgtttctttggtTCAATTCCAAATTCGAGGTTTTGGAATTTGTGACGTTTATATTGActgtattattatattatatcaagCATAATTGTATTTGTCTAACATATATTCTTATTAGTAAACCTgttgtaacaaaaaaataattgttcttagaaaaatcaaaatgggaTGATGCATGCAATCGTGGATTTAAGGAGTGGGggaattcaaactttttaaattcactCATCAAATTGACCGATAATAGGCctagagcccccccccctttggcAAATATAATTATCCCTCGGATCCTCCTCCCCCacccatttttttctttctgtttttttttatacatacaatAAGGGCgtgttttttattcattcagattgatattatatataccTTTTCAGTCATGGTTTGACAATGTAACATATgtcattcccccccccccccccaactcccctaaccttttaaaaaaaaattctcctaGATTTGCGCCTGTTTTAACTATCTATTTCTCTAAGGTACGTCATTTTCTTCTGTTGCCTTGATTTAATGTGAgggaaacattttttaatcaatgtactttaattaactaaacgtgactatatctttcatttctaatttgaaaaattaaataacagaCTAAGATAACGATGATAAGCAATAACAGGTGATCGGAAAAGCGTACTCAAGCTGGTTTTTCGAACAATTTAGTATCAAACaggcaaccccccccccccccggcccagCACCAGCACCACCCCTGCATCCACCCTAAAGACAATAATGATATTTAGTCGATATTCTACACGATCATTTTTCTACAACTCTTACGGAGAATAATGACCCACAGGCCATAATTCCTATGAGGTAATCCAAGTATTCTACAACGAagtgggtcatttttctacgtagaaaaatgacccacgGTCAATATTCTATGGGGGTCACTTTTCGTCGTTACACCGGCATTGCTGTCGCGTAACATATATCTTTTCCAATATGTGTAAGGTTTTTAATGGTGATTTTGGATTATATACTTGAATGATTATAATTGAGCTTCAAATAagattaag is drawn from Crassostrea angulata isolate pt1a10 unplaced genomic scaffold, ASM2561291v2 HiC_scaffold_168, whole genome shotgun sequence and contains these coding sequences:
- the LOC128169665 gene encoding uncharacterized protein LOC128169665, with product MEFKSNFIIFLLLIGGYTDKVKTTTTQSTQTTRSATAPATTSTTTNTPTATTTPSPTTSQASKKNPSTTASEPKTNGTVDYTMLPPGQREVAGVEMYFREGPSLSSAPVFSVYLGDAFYMFIKYTGSYHVIKPMECKAYAGVVIDQDVTNMVLWNSANCSTVSGVLERFINVNNTLLLATLYGFQFHQSPYVTIECTVSICNPNSHCTESKLCQGTRRRRMMAHNPSSIGKKSFRVVSGARNTGRPHEISSLWLYTFYWMFAFVFYIQFHY